A genomic region of Burkholderia humptydooensis contains the following coding sequences:
- a CDS encoding IpaC/SipC family type III secretion system effector has translation MSIGVQSSGINISNPELSRLADAGLPGQGEKAVRDDGRAVARADAALAAAVGERVSQQRDAGPGEPRVALAQPKPAAQTRATDRRTVSGMEREHKRLAASQMPAVRNMLDALVQRHAPPADTKAGGEGAKRVGDDAPRATANEPQRFSFAEDKAFDAMLALGIAMQKNVQSDLVMQGKLTTLAHDAMMSAAAQDRSIGAAQMTAAIAGGALQAATSLGGAAQQMKGLSTKSMSIEKEMKPQAELKQFHAEQALELRGVNKPVLQNDAVSHVKVKRDTGEAARHEIDPGGERMSDEHASVLAQEAPARQHRIDMHGMRHEQNLVKASRQQMKGDLIQSGGQIGRNQIDGASAQQQGADRAEQKEDESAQQTAMAAASARDEAAHRGREAAQKAIDAAKSQVANDNAVAAQVAGNLRT, from the coding sequence ATGTCAATCGGTGTGCAAAGCAGCGGCATCAACATCAGCAACCCGGAGCTGTCCCGGCTCGCCGACGCGGGGCTGCCCGGGCAGGGCGAGAAGGCGGTTCGCGACGACGGCCGCGCGGTTGCGCGCGCGGACGCGGCGCTCGCGGCCGCCGTCGGCGAGCGCGTGTCGCAGCAGCGCGACGCGGGGCCGGGCGAGCCGCGCGTCGCGCTCGCCCAGCCGAAACCCGCCGCGCAGACGCGCGCGACGGACCGGCGGACGGTCTCGGGAATGGAGCGCGAGCACAAGCGGCTCGCCGCGAGCCAGATGCCCGCCGTGAGGAACATGCTCGACGCGCTCGTTCAGCGCCACGCGCCGCCCGCCGATACGAAGGCGGGCGGCGAAGGCGCGAAGCGCGTCGGCGACGATGCGCCGCGCGCGACGGCGAACGAGCCGCAGCGCTTCTCGTTCGCCGAGGACAAGGCGTTCGACGCGATGCTCGCGCTCGGCATCGCGATGCAGAAGAACGTGCAGTCGGATCTCGTGATGCAGGGCAAGCTCACGACGCTCGCGCACGACGCGATGATGAGCGCGGCCGCGCAGGATCGCAGCATCGGCGCCGCGCAGATGACGGCCGCGATCGCGGGCGGCGCGCTGCAGGCGGCGACCTCGCTCGGCGGCGCGGCGCAGCAGATGAAGGGCTTGAGCACGAAGTCGATGTCGATCGAAAAGGAGATGAAGCCGCAGGCGGAGCTCAAGCAGTTCCACGCCGAGCAGGCGCTCGAACTGCGCGGCGTCAACAAGCCGGTGTTGCAGAACGACGCGGTGTCGCACGTGAAGGTCAAGCGCGACACCGGGGAGGCCGCGCGCCACGAGATCGACCCGGGCGGCGAGCGGATGAGCGACGAGCACGCGAGCGTGCTCGCGCAGGAGGCGCCCGCGCGGCAGCACCGGATCGACATGCACGGCATGCGCCACGAACAGAACCTCGTGAAGGCGAGCCGCCAGCAGATGAAGGGCGACCTGATCCAGTCGGGCGGCCAGATCGGCAGGAACCAGATCGACGGCGCGTCGGCGCAGCAGCAGGGCGCGGATCGCGCGGAGCAGAAAGAGGACGAGAGCGCGCAGCAGACGGCGATGGCGGCGGCGAGCGCGCGCGACGAAGCCGCGCACCGCGGCCGCGAAGCCGCGCAGAAGGCGATCGACGCGGCGAAGAGCCAGGTCGCGAACGACAACGCGGTGGCCGCGCAGGTAGCCGGCAATCTGCGGACCTGA
- the bprA gene encoding T3SS protein BprA, with product MATYKELKARAEALSAQAEAARQAELQAAIDDVRAKVREYGLTAYDVFGHRKKPGERKREAVRPKYRDPATGATWSGRGIEPKWIRGRNRDEFLIE from the coding sequence ATGGCGACATACAAGGAACTGAAGGCCCGGGCCGAGGCGTTGAGCGCGCAGGCCGAAGCGGCGCGGCAGGCCGAATTGCAGGCCGCGATCGACGACGTGCGCGCGAAGGTGCGCGAGTACGGTCTGACGGCATACGACGTGTTCGGACACCGAAAGAAACCGGGCGAGCGCAAGCGCGAGGCGGTCAGGCCGAAGTACCGCGATCCGGCGACGGGTGCGACCTGGAGCGGGCGCGGCATCGAGCCGAAATGGATTCGCGGCCGCAACCGGGACGAATTCCTGATCGAGTGA
- the sctA gene encoding type III secretion system needle tip protein SctA, whose protein sequence is MNIQADMGRALAARDWQAVAALAKTMPADAGARAMTGDDLRAAGVDRRAPEQKLGAAIDEFASARLPDLVDGRLVEGRRADLTVFDDARVAVRSHALAQRNLLERWETGHLGGTLDAAGSDGGIEPDPILQGLIDVIAQGKSDVDAYATIVEGLTKYFQSVADVMSKLQDYISAKDDKNMKIDGHAIRELLQDVIDHLPTMQLPKGADIARWRKELGDAVTISDSGVVTINPDKLIKMRDSLPDSGDVTWDTARYQAWNTAFSGQKDNIQNDVQTLVEKYSHQNSNFDNLVKVLSGAISTLTDTAKSYLQI, encoded by the coding sequence ATGAACATCCAGGCCGATATGGGGCGCGCGCTGGCCGCGCGCGATTGGCAAGCGGTCGCGGCGCTCGCGAAGACGATGCCCGCCGATGCCGGCGCGCGGGCGATGACCGGCGACGATCTGCGCGCGGCGGGCGTCGATCGCCGCGCGCCGGAGCAAAAGCTCGGCGCGGCGATCGACGAATTCGCGTCGGCCCGGCTGCCCGATCTGGTCGACGGCCGCCTCGTCGAAGGCCGCCGCGCGGACCTCACGGTGTTCGACGACGCGCGCGTCGCGGTGCGCAGCCATGCGCTCGCGCAGCGCAACCTGCTCGAACGATGGGAAACCGGGCACCTGGGCGGCACGCTCGACGCCGCGGGCAGCGACGGCGGCATCGAGCCGGACCCGATCCTTCAGGGGCTCATCGACGTGATCGCCCAGGGCAAGTCGGACGTCGATGCGTACGCGACGATCGTCGAGGGGCTGACGAAGTATTTCCAGAGCGTCGCCGACGTGATGAGCAAGCTGCAGGATTACATCTCGGCGAAAGACGACAAGAACATGAAGATCGACGGCCATGCGATCCGCGAGCTGCTGCAGGACGTCATCGATCACCTGCCGACGATGCAGTTGCCGAAAGGCGCGGACATCGCCCGCTGGCGCAAGGAGCTCGGCGACGCGGTGACGATCAGCGATTCGGGCGTCGTGACGATCAATCCGGACAAGCTGATCAAGATGCGCGATTCGCTGCCGGACAGCGGCGACGTGACCTGGGACACCGCGCGCTACCAGGCGTGGAACACCGCGTTCTCCGGCCAGAAGGACAACATCCAGAACGACGTCCAGACGCTCGTCGAGAAATACTCGCACCAGAACTCGAACTTCGACAATCTCGTCAAGGTGCTGAGCGGCGCGATCTCGACGCTGACGGACACCGCGAAAAGCTATCTGCAGATCTGA